Proteins encoded within one genomic window of Kibdelosporangium phytohabitans:
- a CDS encoding MFS transporter, with the protein MLQPYRELAAVPRVPSLLIWAAIGRLHMTGTPLAMSFLIAGWTGSYAIAGVIGAALLIGNGVAGPVRGRAVDRRGPVGLLLVTGICYGVGMMVLAFVPVWLPGSWWPLMAAGAFVVGLSNPPVIPVSRAVWPRMLSGAALNSVYTVDATLTELMFAVGPLLAAGLVAVVNPELSLVISGALAMFGAAAFARALAKAGQAEPVRTSDQATPRRGGLFGVPGVVASLVLSFFLVAALLMIDMTIVAWARDVNLPILAGVLAAVWAVGSGIGGLIAGGLTGKPRLTRRVVLNLIGVAALVPVLPPVFEPASPWLLGLVLLLGGAAIAPAAAAANAILGELAPAERRTEAYGWLSTASTTGFAVALPTSGLLLDHGGPSVAAAGAVVFLAVGVLLATRIPAPAREPEPVAS; encoded by the coding sequence GTGCTCCAGCCGTACCGCGAACTCGCCGCCGTCCCCAGGGTCCCCAGCTTGTTGATCTGGGCGGCGATCGGCAGGTTGCACATGACGGGCACGCCTTTGGCCATGTCGTTCCTGATCGCCGGGTGGACCGGTTCGTACGCCATCGCGGGTGTGATCGGCGCCGCACTTCTGATCGGCAACGGGGTGGCCGGGCCGGTGCGCGGCCGGGCGGTCGACCGCAGGGGGCCGGTTGGTCTGCTGCTGGTCACCGGGATCTGTTACGGCGTCGGAATGATGGTGCTCGCGTTCGTCCCGGTCTGGTTACCCGGCTCGTGGTGGCCGCTGATGGCGGCGGGCGCGTTCGTCGTCGGCCTGTCGAATCCGCCGGTCATCCCGGTCAGCCGGGCGGTGTGGCCCCGGATGCTCTCCGGTGCGGCGCTGAACTCGGTGTACACCGTGGACGCGACGCTGACCGAGTTGATGTTCGCGGTCGGTCCGTTGCTGGCCGCCGGGCTGGTCGCGGTGGTCAACCCGGAGCTGTCGCTGGTGATCTCGGGTGCGCTGGCCATGTTCGGCGCGGCCGCCTTCGCCCGCGCGCTGGCCAAGGCCGGCCAGGCCGAGCCGGTGCGGACCAGCGACCAGGCCACGCCGAGGCGGGGCGGGTTGTTCGGCGTGCCCGGTGTCGTCGCGTCGCTGGTCTTGTCGTTCTTCCTGGTCGCGGCGCTGCTGATGATCGACATGACCATCGTGGCGTGGGCGCGTGACGTCAACCTCCCGATCCTGGCCGGTGTGCTCGCCGCGGTCTGGGCGGTCGGGTCGGGGATCGGCGGCCTGATCGCGGGCGGGCTCACCGGCAAGCCGCGGCTGACCAGGAGAGTCGTGCTCAACCTCATCGGGGTGGCCGCGCTGGTGCCGGTCCTGCCCCCGGTGTTCGAACCGGCCTCGCCCTGGCTGCTCGGCCTGGTGCTGCTGCTCGGCGGCGCCGCGATCGCGCCCGCCGCCGCGGCGGCGAACGCGATCCTCGGCGAACTGGCTCCGGCCGAACGCCGGACCGAGGCGTACGGCTGGCTGTCCACGGCGTCGACCACGGGATTCGCTGTGGCGCTGCCCACGTCCGGTTTGCTGCTGGACCACGGCGGTCCGTCGGTCGCCGCGGCGGGCGCGGTCGTGTTCCTCGCGGTGGGGGTGCTGCTGGCGACGCGCATCCCGGCGCCGGCGCGCGAACCTGAGCCTGTCGCCTCATGA